GCCGAGACCGGCCCAGAGAACCTTTTCGCCATAGAAGCGGGTCTCGCTGATCTGGAGGATGGCCAGATCCCGGCGCGGGGTGCGGACCCACGCTCCGCCCGGCAGGGTGCGGAGTGCCCAGCCGCCGAGGCGGTCCGCGAGGGTCGTCGACGTCCCTGCTGAGCTGGCGCTGCCGTCGAGAACGGTGCCGCGGGTCAGCGGCGCAGGAGCGAGGCGGTCGAGGACGTCACCCAGGTGCGGGTCTGACGGTGCGAGGCGATAGACCAGCAGGGCCGCGGCCAGGCCGATCAGGAGCCCTCCGCACAGGGCGACCTGGAGGCCGGTCATAGCCGGTCTCCCGATCCTGCGGTGGACGCTGCCCAAGTTCCAGCCCCGTTTCCGGCCCCGTTTCGGGCCGCCTGACGGGCGGTGAGGTTGAGGAAGCGCGGCAGTGGTGGGAGCACCGCCATGCGTCGCAGCCACATCAGGGTCGCGACGTAGGCGCTCAGGAGGAGGCCGAGGACGATCTGGCCGACTGGTGTGCCGTAGGGCGCGATGTAGGTGCCGGTCAGGCTGAGGACCCCCAGGACGGCGAGGGTGATGGCGGTGACAGTGCGGGCGGTGGTGCGCGGCTTGGCCTGGTCGGCGGCGATCTGCCGGCGAGCGCGGACGTCGGCGGCGACAGTCTCTGCGAGCGCCTCGAGTGCTACCGAGAGCCCGACCTGGCCCCGGCCGGATGCGGCGAGGATGAGGTTGGTGACGACCACGTCGCCGGTGGAGTCGTTGATGTCCTCGGCGAAGAGGCGCAGGACGTCCTCGGTCGAGGTGCTGTTGTCCCAGAGCCGGGAGACGAGGAGTCCGACCTCTCGTTCGATCGGGGCCGGCGCCGAGCGAAGGGACCGGATGAGGGCAGAGCGCAGGGACTGGCCGGCGGTGAGCTTCCCGGACAGCGAGCGGGCCCATTCCTCGAGCGCCTCGAGCTTTTCCACCTGTTCGCCGGAGGCCGGAGGCGTCAGCAGGACCGGGATTCCCGCGACGGCTGCCGGTACCAGTGCGATGGCGATGACCCAGCCGGAGACGAGCGCGATCACCAGACCGGCGACGGTGCCGACGAGCAGCAGTCGTCGGGTGCGGACGCTGACACCGCTCCAGGGCAGGGCGA
Above is a genomic segment from Nocardioides okcheonensis containing:
- a CDS encoding type II secretion system F family protein, whose protein sequence is MNPFIAAMAGAMMVAGLIGMVVACLPAPPRPPQPPWPARPGSRPSGRRLALPWSGVSVRTRRLLLVGTVAGLVIALVSGWVIAIALVPAAVAGIPVLLTPPASGEQVEKLEALEEWARSLSGKLTAGQSLRSALIRSLRSAPAPIEREVGLLVSRLWDNSTSTEDVLRLFAEDINDSTGDVVVTNLILAASGRGQVGLSVALEALAETVAADVRARRQIAADQAKPRTTARTVTAITLAVLGVLSLTGTYIAPYGTPVGQIVLGLLLSAYVATLMWLRRMAVLPPLPRFLNLTARQAARNGAGNGAGTWAASTAGSGDRL